One window from the genome of Musa acuminata AAA Group cultivar baxijiao chromosome BXJ1-4, Cavendish_Baxijiao_AAA, whole genome shotgun sequence encodes:
- the LOC135651206 gene encoding uncharacterized protein LOC135651206 gives MPSSYMPLGPSTTATSSSAAGASGSGRVFLAPRSPIAFVGLWAWASDHGRRLAERTGHVAAAAAAPGAGNGSEQDHYAVLGLPRSASAAEIKRAYRLLARKYHPDVSKALQADEVFKSIHNAYEVLSDEVSRARYDMTLSFPRATGRSWRRNPTQNSGHDESRRMYRWAELKQRMRYERQNKAYSWYDHREPYQEPSQYERGPFGEVLNFTFFTLFLMKIIGYRASLTICSLIALLDKQLDAGYKMGYVIAWFMGGRGGILLSILIHFTSWLCGKNNSNLVAVVVVAMWIGANLARLAPVPQGAVLALLYMSIKLQVDLK, from the exons ATGCCCTCCTCCTACATGCCGCTGGGCCCGAGCAccaccgccacctcctcctcAGCCGCTGGCGCAAGCGGCAGCGGGCGGGTCTTCCTCGCTCCCCGAAGCCCGATCGCCTTCGTGGGCCTTTGGGCATGGGCCTCCGACCACGGCCGGAGGCTGGCCGAACGGACCGGCCATGTGGCGGCCGCGGCAGCCGCTCCGGGAGCGGGAAACGGCAGTGAACAGGATCACTATGCCGTCCTTGGCCTCCCTCGGAGCGCCTCCGCCGCCGAGATTAAGCGGGCCTACCGTCTCCTCGCCAGAAAG tATCATCCTGATGTTAGCAAGGCTTTGCAAGCTGATGAGGTGTTTAAGAGCATCCACAATGCATATGAG GTGCTGTCGGATGAAGTCTCAAGGGCCCGATATGACATGACACTGAGTTTTCCTAGGGCTACAGGGAGATCATGGAGGAGAAACCCGACCCAGAATTCTGGACATGATGAAAGCAGAAGGATGTACAGATGGGCAGAATTGAAACAGCGTATGCGTTACGAGAGGCAGAACAAGGCATATTCATGGTATGATCATCGGGAGCCATATCAAGAACCTTCCCAATATGAGAGAGGTCCCTTCGGCGAAGTGCTAAACTTCaccttcttcacccttttcttgatgAAGATAATCGGATACCGAGCATCACTTACGATTTGTAGTTTGATTGCATTGCTGGACAAGCAGTTGGATGCTGGATATAAGATGGGCTATGTGATTGCTTGGTTCATGGGAGGTCGTGGGGGTATTCTGCTATCAATATTAATCCACTTCACTAGTTGGCTCTGCGGCAAGAACAACAGCAACCTTGTTGCAGTGGTAGTGGTAGCAATGTGGATAGGGGCAAACCTTGCAAGATTGGCTCCCGTTCCCCAAGGGGCAGTGCTTGCCTTGCTTTACATGTCCATTAAGCTTCAGGTTGACCTAAAATGA